A stretch of the Lactuca sativa cultivar Salinas chromosome 9, Lsat_Salinas_v11, whole genome shotgun sequence genome encodes the following:
- the LOC111897986 gene encoding uncharacterized protein LOC111897986, translated as MDLKFLMVVVVGVLILTTDIVCGRKIVGEENLTLEYDQGFSKIGCDSKTSVSCGVRDSIHREGGHVWDYIQQGIQVKLRGEVEDSGRVTTKGRTIQMGDDSGSTNTWLDSRGPINGTYVNKTSNNSIYNGKKNQIVSGSYPNTQSSNGMIDNEGGGGGGGGGGGSGGGGGGGGGGK; from the coding sequence ATGGATCTTAAGTTTTTAATGGTTGTTGTCGTAGGGGTATTGATTCTCACAACTGATATTGTCTGTGGTAGAAAGATTGTTGGGGAGGAGAATCTAACTCTCGAATACGACCAGGGCTTTAGCAAGATTGGTTGTGACTCAAAAACAAGTGTATCGTGTGGTGTTCGCGATTCAATACATAGAGAAGGAGGTCATGTTTGGGACTATATTCAACAAGGTATCCAAGTTAAGTTGAGAGGAGAGGTCGAAGATAGTGGTAGAGTAACCACTAAAGGTAGGACAATACAGATGGGTGATGATAGTGGGTCGACCAATACATGGTTAGATAGCAGAGGGCCTATCAACGGAACTTACGTCAacaaaacatcaaataattcAATCTACAATGGCAAAAAGAATCAAATTGTATCTGGAAGTTATCCCAATACGCAGTCATCCAATGGAATGATTGATAATGAAGGCGGAGGCGGAggcggtggaggcggtggtggtagtggtggaggAGGCGGAGGCGGCGGCGGTGGAAAATGA